From Micromonospora auratinigra:
GCGGGCCGTGGTCCGTCCCCGGATGGCCAGGTTGGCGTACTCGAGGCCGCCCTGGGCGCGGGCCACCGCGAGGGCGAACCGGTCGGCCCAGCCCCGGTAGCCGCCGTCGCCGTCGGGGTCGTCCAGACCCTCGGTGGTGCTGTCCCCGATCGCCACGTAACGCTGCCACATCACGACCGCCAGCGTACGGCCGCCGACGGTGGCTCTCACCACGTGTCGGCCGGTCTCCACGCCGCGGCGCGGGCGGCTAATCTGGGACGGACGATGGACCTGACCACGGGGGCACTCACCGGCGTAACGGGGCGCGCCGGATGAGCCCGACCCGACGCCGCCTCGATCCGGACCAGGTCCGCCGCTACGTCGCCGCGTCCCTCGGTCCCACCCCACGGGTGACCGGGTGCGGGCCGCTGGCCGGGGGCGGCTTCGCCGCGGTCTGGTGGGTGACCCTCGACGACGGCCGTGCGGTGGTGCTGAAAGTGGGTCCGCCCCGCACGGTGCCACTGCTGCGCTACGAGCGCGACATGATCGGTGCCGAGGCCCGCTACCTGCGCCTGGTCGCCGAGCGGGCGCCCGCCGTGCCGGTGCCGGCGCTGCTGCACCACGGCGCCGACCCGGTGCTGGGCGACTGGCTGCTCACCGACCTGCGACCCGGCCGGACCCTCGCCGAACTGGACTCCGCCGGCGTCGACACCGACCCGGTCCGGGTCGAGTTCGGCCTCGCGCTCACCGCGCTGCACGGCGTCACCGGCGACCGGTACGGCTACGACGGCGGACGACCCGACGGCGACACCTGGCGTACGGCGTACACCGCGATGCTGGACGCGCTGCTCGCCGACGCGGCGGACTGGCGGGTGACGCTGCCGGTGCCCGCCGACCGGATCCGGGACCTGGTCGAGCGGCGGGCCGGGGTGCTCGACGCGGTGCGCCGCCCGGCGCTGCTGCACTTCGACGGCTGGGCGGGCAACGTGCTGGCCGTCGACGGTCCCGACGGCACGCCCCGGCTCAGCGGCCTCGTCGACGGCGAGCGGCACCTGTGGGGCGACCCGCTGATGGACCTGGTCTCACCGCTGCTGTTCCGGCGCACCGAGGACGAACCCGGCGACCCGCTCGTACGGGCGTACCGCACGGTCGCGCCGTTCCCGTTCGACGCCGCGGTCCGTCGCCGGCTCGGCCTCTACCGGCTGTACCTCTACCTGCTGATGACGGTGGAGATGCCCAGCCGGGGCATCACTCCGGCGTCCGATCCGGGGCGGGTGGCCCGGCTGGCCGGGCTGCTCGACCAGGAGCTGTCCGACCTGGACAAGCCGTGAGCCGGCCTACAACCAGCCGGAGCGGCGGAACAGCCGGTGCAGGACTAGGGCGGCGCCCGCGATCAGCAGCAGCGCGCCGCCGTAGCCGTACCGCCAGCCCAGCTCCGGCATGTGGGTGAAGTTCATCCCGTAGACCCCGGCCACCGCCGTCGGCACCGCGGCGATCGCCGCCCACGCCGCGATCTTGCGCATGTCGTTGTTCTGGTCGACGGCGAGCTGCGCCAGCCGGGCCTGGAGCATCGAGTTGAGCAGGTCGTCGTAGGAGCTGATCCGCTCGACCGCGCGGGTCAGCCGCCCCTCCACGTCGACGAACCAGCGGTGCAGGCCGGGCGGCGGGCCGTCGCCGCGCTGTTCCAGCAGGGCGCGCAACGGGGCCTGCAACGGCAGCACCGCCCGCTTGAACTCCACCAGCTCCCGCTTGAGCTGGTAGATGTGCTGGATGTCGGCGCTGCGGTCGCGGGCGAAGACGCTCTCCTCGACCCGTTCCAGGTCCCGCTCCAGGTGCCCGGCGACCTCCAGGTAGAGGTCGACCATCCGGGCGCAGACCGCGTAGCCGACCGCCCACGGCCCCTCGGCGAGCAGGCCCGGCCGGCCCTGGATGTCCGCGCGCACCGGGGCCAGCGCGCCGGACGCGCCGTGCCGGACCGTGATGACGAAGCGCTCGCCGAGGAAGACCAGCACGTCCCCGGTGTCGATCACCTCGGAGGTGTCGGTGAGCTCGGCGTGCTCCACGTAGGCCGCGGTGCGCAGCACCAGCAGGGTCACCGCGCCGTGCCGCTGCACGGTCGGCCGGTGCCCGTCGGCGAGGGCCTGCTCCACGCTCAGCTCGTCGAGCCCGAAGGCGCGCCCGACCGCCGCCATCACCGCCGCGCCCGGCTCGTGCAGGCCCAGCCAGACGAAGGCGCGCCGCTGCCGGCGGGCCTGCGCGTACGCGTCGGCGTAGTGCGGGCGGCCGGCGGCGCGCCGCCCCGCGGTGTAGACCGCGCAGTCCACCACCGCGTCCGGGTTGGACCGTCGCGGGGCGGCTGCCGTCGCGCCCTCGTCGCCCCGGCCGACCAGGCGGGTGAGCAGGGCGGGGAGCAGTCGTCGACGCCACCGACCCGGATCCGCCGACCGATCCACCGCTACCTCCGTCCGCCGGATACCGACGGCCCACCGTACGGGGTGCGCGCGAGTCGGTGCCGCCCGGGCCGGTCAGCGGGTGGCGGTGGCGAAGACCACGATGTTGTCCGGGTAGTTGCCGGTCCGCGGGTCGAACCGGCCGCCGCAGGTGATCAGCCGCAGCCGGGCGTCCGCGCCGGCGCCGTACACCCGTTCGGTGGGGAACCGGCTCTTCGGGTATGCCCCGACACCGTCCACGGTGAACGCCGCGGTCCGGCCGTCGGCCCGGGTGACCCGCACCGTGTCGCCGGGACGCAGCCGGCCCAGCTCGAAGAAGACCGCCGGGCCGCGCTGCGAGTCGACGTGGCCCACCACCACCGCGTTGCCCGCCTCGCCGGGCGACGGGCCGGGCCGGTACCAGCCGGCCAGCTCCGGATGGTCCAGCGGCGGCACCTCCAGCGAGCCGCGCCCGTCGGTGGCGATCGGCACCAGGTCGGCGTCGACGCCGATGCGGGGGATGGTGATCCGGACCGGTTCGGAGCGGGGCAGCAGCGGCCCGGCCGAGCCGGACCGCTCGGCGGTCGGGGCGACCGACGCGCCCGGCTGCGGTGGTCGCGCCGAGGTGGTGCCCAGCCCGGCGGCGACCAGGCCGGCCGAGGTGGCGGCGGCGAGTACGACCGCGACCGCGACCACGACGGTACGGGCCCGGGACGGGGGATGCGTCGACGGCGACAGGTTCCCACCTCCGTCGGTACGGGCGCGGTGCCCGCGCCGGTCGGTTCCGGCGCGGGCAGCCTCCGCCCAGGGATGGGGTGTGGCGGCGTCGTCAGGCGACGGCCGTGCTGCGCCGGCGGCGGCGCACCACCAGGTACGTTCCGCCGGCGACCGCCGCGGCGGCGAGCGCGCCGCCCGCGACCAGGACACCGGTGTCCCCGCCCGAGCCGCCGGCACCGGCCTGGGCGCCGCCGATCGGGGTGACGGTGAAGGTGGCGGATCCACCGTTGCTGCCGTCGCCGCAGG
This genomic window contains:
- a CDS encoding phosphotransferase family protein; translated protein: MSPTRRRLDPDQVRRYVAASLGPTPRVTGCGPLAGGGFAAVWWVTLDDGRAVVLKVGPPRTVPLLRYERDMIGAEARYLRLVAERAPAVPVPALLHHGADPVLGDWLLTDLRPGRTLAELDSAGVDTDPVRVEFGLALTALHGVTGDRYGYDGGRPDGDTWRTAYTAMLDALLADAADWRVTLPVPADRIRDLVERRAGVLDAVRRPALLHFDGWAGNVLAVDGPDGTPRLSGLVDGERHLWGDPLMDLVSPLLFRRTEDEPGDPLVRAYRTVAPFPFDAAVRRRLGLYRLYLYLLMTVEMPSRGITPASDPGRVARLAGLLDQELSDLDKP
- a CDS encoding magnesium and cobalt transport protein CorA, whose translation is MDRSADPGRWRRRLLPALLTRLVGRGDEGATAAAPRRSNPDAVVDCAVYTAGRRAAGRPHYADAYAQARRQRRAFVWLGLHEPGAAVMAAVGRAFGLDELSVEQALADGHRPTVQRHGAVTLLVLRTAAYVEHAELTDTSEVIDTGDVLVFLGERFVITVRHGASGALAPVRADIQGRPGLLAEGPWAVGYAVCARMVDLYLEVAGHLERDLERVEESVFARDRSADIQHIYQLKRELVEFKRAVLPLQAPLRALLEQRGDGPPPGLHRWFVDVEGRLTRAVERISSYDDLLNSMLQARLAQLAVDQNNDMRKIAAWAAIAAVPTAVAGVYGMNFTHMPELGWRYGYGGALLLIAGAALVLHRLFRRSGWL
- a CDS encoding class F sortase: MVAVAVVLAAATSAGLVAAGLGTTSARPPQPGASVAPTAERSGSAGPLLPRSEPVRITIPRIGVDADLVPIATDGRGSLEVPPLDHPELAGWYRPGPSPGEAGNAVVVGHVDSQRGPAVFFELGRLRPGDTVRVTRADGRTAAFTVDGVGAYPKSRFPTERVYGAGADARLRLITCGGRFDPRTGNYPDNIVVFATATR